The Garra rufa chromosome 23, GarRuf1.0, whole genome shotgun sequence genome includes a region encoding these proteins:
- the sez6l gene encoding seizure 6-like protein isoform X1, whose product MLGVQSDALLLGLMVWMGILWGEITTQAVEHVGNVTGGGKEEGHKSRQMWGLKSQDESGWTPQPSLAPAMQVPAPKEPPRGVASMGQDFLESVLSHKDHLLAQKGVTLPSGLPPNLVPMLGKELGAGAEALSPDQPFLRKMLPAHSATGRPTLPPAYDLPTEPPEAVATPSWDTDAPTPHPQPSGTVAVPTTVSTDTAPGVFTSAVTNCRVNFTDPEGYIDSSDDPPLPEGAFLQCTYTVTVYTGYGVELQVKNVNLSEGEQLSIRGEDEGGALLVLANQTLLVEGQVIRSPTNTLSVFYRSSPEGGVGMFQLHYQIFRLSCALPRRPHFGEVSVKDLHPGGTAHFQCHMGYHLQGDATLTCLNASLPVWSQHEPSCRALCGGVVKNATVGRVLSPSPHLGPNSTLDRSCSWSLEAPNGQRLHLHLERMVLGPTDRLVLWSGLDAGSVVLFDSGRGGPIPFEGVISEGPAVRVQFITDQPNSHNTGFNIRYEAFEKGHCYEPYIQNGNFSMTDPTYGVGTVVQFTCDPGHSLEQGPPVIECINTRDPYWNDTEPLCKALCGGDLSGPSGVILSPNWPEWYGEGEDCSWRIHVGEDKRVLLDVQLLNLSDSDMLTILDGDEVTTRILGQFVGGTSPFKMSSSTPDLTITFHSDPAGLVFGKGEGFIINYLEVSRNDSCPDLPEIQNGWKTTSHAALVRGAHITYQCDPGYDLVGSETLTCQVDLSWSTQPPFCEKIMYCTDPGHVEHSTRTLSDPKLLVGTTIQYSCIPGYILQGGATLTCYGREPGTPVWTSRLPHCVSEESVSCENPGLPDNGYQILSKRLYLPGESLTFMCYQGYELIGEMAIKCILGNPSFWSGPLPLCRANHECSSNHALEANHECSNNHALEVAEATAESSFDGGSMALAIFILVLLVSVLLGGAYIYVTRCRYHSNLRLPLMYPHPYSQITVETEFDNPLYETGGDTREYEVSI is encoded by the exons ATGAGTCTGGTTGGACTCCTCAACCTAGCCTCGCTCCAGCGATGCAGGTACCAGCCCCTAAAGAACCCCCCAGAGGAGTTGCATCCATGGGGCAGGACTTCCTCGAGTCAGTCCTGTCACATAAGGATCATCTTCTGGCTCAGAAGGGTGTGACTCTTCCCAGCGGTTTACCCCCTAATCTGGTGCCCATGCTGGGAAAGGAACTGGGGGCCGGAGCAGAGGCCTTGTCACCCGACCAGCCCTTCCTGAGGAAGATGCTCCCTGCACACAGTGCCACTGGCCGCCCCACTTTACCTCCAGCCTACGACCTTCCCACTGAACCTCCGGAGGCAGTCGCAACACCGAGCTGGGATACCGATGCTCCGACTCCACACCCGCAACCTTCAGGCACAGTTGCGGTTCCAACCACTGTGAGCACCGACACAGCGCCTGGTGTTTTCACCTCAG CTGTAACAAACTGCAGGGTCAATTTCACCGACCCAGAGGGCTACATCGATTCTTCAGACGATCCGCCCCTCCCTGAAGGAGCGTTCCTGCAGTGCACTTATACAGTGACCGTCTACACAGGCTACGGTGTGGAGCTACAG GTGAAAAATGTCAACCTGTCAGAAGGCGAGCAGCTGTCAATCAGAGGGGAGGATGAAGGCGGGGCCCTGCTGGTACTGGCCAATCAGACGCTTCTGGTGGAAGGTCAAGTGATCCGCAGTCCGACCAACACGCTGTCGGTGTTCTACCGCTCATCTCCAGAGGGAGGAGTCGGCATGTTCCAGTTGCATTATCAAA TTTTTCGCCTGAGTTGTGCCCTACCTCGACGGCCTCATTTTGGAGAGGTATCGGTAAAAGATCTGCATCCCGGAGGCACGGCCCATTTCCAGTGTCACATGGGATACCACCTGCAGGGAGATGCCACGCTCACATGTCTCAATGCCTCACTGCCTGTGTGGAGCCAACATGAGCCAAGCTGCAGAG CTTTGTGTGGAGGGGTTGTAAAAAACGCCACCGTGGGCCGGGTGCTATCCCCTTCACCCCATCTGGGCCCTAATAGCACCCTGGACCGCAGCTGCTCTTGGTCCCTGGAGGCTCCTAACGGCCAAAGACTGCACCTACATTTGGAGAGAATGGTGTTGGGCCCGACAGACAG GCTGGTCTTATGGAGCGGCCTTGACGCAGGTTCGGTGGTCCTATTTGATTCTGGGCGTGGTGGTCCCATACCGTTTGAGGGAGTGATCAGCGAAGGTCCAGCTGTTCGAGTCCAGTTTATAACAGACCAACCTAACAGTCACAACACTGGATTCAATATACGTTATGAGG CATTTGAGAAGGGCCACTGCTACGAGCCATACATCCAGAATGGAAACTTCAGCATGACTGACCCTACCTATGGCGTGGGCACAGTAGTGCAGTTCACCTGTGACCCAGGACACTCCCTGGAGCAAGGGCCGCCCGTCATTGAGTGCATCAACACACGAGACCCCTACTGGAACGACACAGAGCCTCTCTGCAAAG CTCTCTGTGGAGGTGATCTGTCCGGGCCCAGCGGCGTTATCCTGTCCCCAAACTGGCCCGAATGGTACGGGGAGGGCGAGGACTGCAGCTGGAGGATTCACGTCGGCGAGGACAAACGCGTTCTGCTGGATGTGCAGCT CTTGAATCTCAGCGACAGTGATATGCTAACCATTTTGGATGGAGATGAGGTCACAACACGTATATTGGGCCAGTTCGTTGGGGGTACCAGCCCGTTTAAGATGTCCTCCTCGACCCCTGACCTCACCATCACCTTTCACTCAGACCCAGCCGGCCTGGTCTTTGGGAAGGGAGAGGGTTTTATCATCAACTACTTGG AGGTGTCACGCAACGACTCGTGTCCAGACCTACCTGAGATCCAGAATGGCTGGAAGACCACTTCTCATGCGGCGCTGGTGCGCGGAGCCCATATCACGTATCAGTGCGACCCGGGTTACGACCTGGTGGGCAGTGAAACCCTGACCTGTCAGGTGGACCTGAGCTGGAGCACACAGCCTCCGTTCTGTGAGAAGA TTATGTACTGCACAGACCCTGGACACGTGGAGCACTCCACACGCACACTGTCCGATCCCAAACTCTTGGTCGGCACCACTATCCAGTATAGCTGCATTCCCGGATACATCCTGCAGGGCGGCGCCACACTCACTTGCTACGGTCGAGAACCCGGCACCCCTGTTTGGACGTCTCGCTTGCCTCATTGCGTTT CGGAAGAGTCCGTGTCCTGTGAGAATCCCGGGCTTCCTGACAATGGCTACCAGATATTGTCTAAACGGCTGTACCTACCAGGAGAATCTCTAACCTTCATGTGCTACCAAGGCTATGAGCTCATTGGTGAGATGGCCATCAAGTGCATTCTGGGAAATCCCTCTTTTTGGAGTGGTCCATTACCTCTTTGCAGAG CCAATCATGAATGCTCCAGCAATCATGCACTAGAGG CCAATCATGAATGCTCCAACAATCATGCACTAGagg TGGCTGAGGCAACGGCAGAATCTTCATTTGATGGAGGAAGTATGGCTCTAGCAATATTTATCCTGGTGCTGCTAGTGTCTGTTTTACTGGGAGGAGCCTACATCTATGTCACGAG GTGCCGTTATCATTCAAACCTGAGACTTCCTCTGATGTATCCACATCCTTACAGCCAGATCACTGTAGAAACCGAGTTTGACAACCCTCTCTATGAGACCGGAGGG GACACGAGAGAATATGAGGTGTCCATATGA
- the sez6l gene encoding seizure 6-like protein isoform X2, which yields MLGVQSDALLLGLMVWMGILWGEITTQAVEHVGNVTGGGKEEGHKSRQMWGLKSQDESGWTPQPSLAPAMQVPAPKEPPRGVASMGQDFLESVLSHKDHLLAQKGVTLPSGLPPNLVPMLGKELGAGAEALSPDQPFLRKMLPAHSATGRPTLPPAYDLPTEPPEAVATPSWDTDAPTPHPQPSGTVAVPTTVSTDTAPGVFTSAVTNCRVNFTDPEGYIDSSDDPPLPEGAFLQCTYTVTVYTGYGVELQVKNVNLSEGEQLSIRGEDEGGALLVLANQTLLVEGQVIRSPTNTLSVFYRSSPEGGVGMFQLHYQIFRLSCALPRRPHFGEVSVKDLHPGGTAHFQCHMGYHLQGDATLTCLNASLPVWSQHEPSCRALCGGVVKNATVGRVLSPSPHLGPNSTLDRSCSWSLEAPNGQRLHLHLERMVLGPTDRLVLWSGLDAGSVVLFDSGRGGPIPFEGVISEGPAVRVQFITDQPNSHNTGFNIRYEAFEKGHCYEPYIQNGNFSMTDPTYGVGTVVQFTCDPGHSLEQGPPVIECINTRDPYWNDTEPLCKALCGGDLSGPSGVILSPNWPEWYGEGEDCSWRIHVGEDKRVLLDVQLLNLSDSDMLTILDGDEVTTRILGQFVGGTSPFKMSSSTPDLTITFHSDPAGLVFGKGEGFIINYLEVSRNDSCPDLPEIQNGWKTTSHAALVRGAHITYQCDPGYDLVGSETLTCQVDLSWSTQPPFCEKIMYCTDPGHVEHSTRTLSDPKLLVGTTIQYSCIPGYILQGGATLTCYGREPGTPVWTSRLPHCVSEESVSCENPGLPDNGYQILSKRLYLPGESLTFMCYQGYELIGEMAIKCILGNPSFWSGPLPLCRANHECSNNHALEVAEATAESSFDGGSMALAIFILVLLVSVLLGGAYIYVTRCRYHSNLRLPLMYPHPYSQITVETEFDNPLYETGGDTREYEVSI from the exons ATGAGTCTGGTTGGACTCCTCAACCTAGCCTCGCTCCAGCGATGCAGGTACCAGCCCCTAAAGAACCCCCCAGAGGAGTTGCATCCATGGGGCAGGACTTCCTCGAGTCAGTCCTGTCACATAAGGATCATCTTCTGGCTCAGAAGGGTGTGACTCTTCCCAGCGGTTTACCCCCTAATCTGGTGCCCATGCTGGGAAAGGAACTGGGGGCCGGAGCAGAGGCCTTGTCACCCGACCAGCCCTTCCTGAGGAAGATGCTCCCTGCACACAGTGCCACTGGCCGCCCCACTTTACCTCCAGCCTACGACCTTCCCACTGAACCTCCGGAGGCAGTCGCAACACCGAGCTGGGATACCGATGCTCCGACTCCACACCCGCAACCTTCAGGCACAGTTGCGGTTCCAACCACTGTGAGCACCGACACAGCGCCTGGTGTTTTCACCTCAG CTGTAACAAACTGCAGGGTCAATTTCACCGACCCAGAGGGCTACATCGATTCTTCAGACGATCCGCCCCTCCCTGAAGGAGCGTTCCTGCAGTGCACTTATACAGTGACCGTCTACACAGGCTACGGTGTGGAGCTACAG GTGAAAAATGTCAACCTGTCAGAAGGCGAGCAGCTGTCAATCAGAGGGGAGGATGAAGGCGGGGCCCTGCTGGTACTGGCCAATCAGACGCTTCTGGTGGAAGGTCAAGTGATCCGCAGTCCGACCAACACGCTGTCGGTGTTCTACCGCTCATCTCCAGAGGGAGGAGTCGGCATGTTCCAGTTGCATTATCAAA TTTTTCGCCTGAGTTGTGCCCTACCTCGACGGCCTCATTTTGGAGAGGTATCGGTAAAAGATCTGCATCCCGGAGGCACGGCCCATTTCCAGTGTCACATGGGATACCACCTGCAGGGAGATGCCACGCTCACATGTCTCAATGCCTCACTGCCTGTGTGGAGCCAACATGAGCCAAGCTGCAGAG CTTTGTGTGGAGGGGTTGTAAAAAACGCCACCGTGGGCCGGGTGCTATCCCCTTCACCCCATCTGGGCCCTAATAGCACCCTGGACCGCAGCTGCTCTTGGTCCCTGGAGGCTCCTAACGGCCAAAGACTGCACCTACATTTGGAGAGAATGGTGTTGGGCCCGACAGACAG GCTGGTCTTATGGAGCGGCCTTGACGCAGGTTCGGTGGTCCTATTTGATTCTGGGCGTGGTGGTCCCATACCGTTTGAGGGAGTGATCAGCGAAGGTCCAGCTGTTCGAGTCCAGTTTATAACAGACCAACCTAACAGTCACAACACTGGATTCAATATACGTTATGAGG CATTTGAGAAGGGCCACTGCTACGAGCCATACATCCAGAATGGAAACTTCAGCATGACTGACCCTACCTATGGCGTGGGCACAGTAGTGCAGTTCACCTGTGACCCAGGACACTCCCTGGAGCAAGGGCCGCCCGTCATTGAGTGCATCAACACACGAGACCCCTACTGGAACGACACAGAGCCTCTCTGCAAAG CTCTCTGTGGAGGTGATCTGTCCGGGCCCAGCGGCGTTATCCTGTCCCCAAACTGGCCCGAATGGTACGGGGAGGGCGAGGACTGCAGCTGGAGGATTCACGTCGGCGAGGACAAACGCGTTCTGCTGGATGTGCAGCT CTTGAATCTCAGCGACAGTGATATGCTAACCATTTTGGATGGAGATGAGGTCACAACACGTATATTGGGCCAGTTCGTTGGGGGTACCAGCCCGTTTAAGATGTCCTCCTCGACCCCTGACCTCACCATCACCTTTCACTCAGACCCAGCCGGCCTGGTCTTTGGGAAGGGAGAGGGTTTTATCATCAACTACTTGG AGGTGTCACGCAACGACTCGTGTCCAGACCTACCTGAGATCCAGAATGGCTGGAAGACCACTTCTCATGCGGCGCTGGTGCGCGGAGCCCATATCACGTATCAGTGCGACCCGGGTTACGACCTGGTGGGCAGTGAAACCCTGACCTGTCAGGTGGACCTGAGCTGGAGCACACAGCCTCCGTTCTGTGAGAAGA TTATGTACTGCACAGACCCTGGACACGTGGAGCACTCCACACGCACACTGTCCGATCCCAAACTCTTGGTCGGCACCACTATCCAGTATAGCTGCATTCCCGGATACATCCTGCAGGGCGGCGCCACACTCACTTGCTACGGTCGAGAACCCGGCACCCCTGTTTGGACGTCTCGCTTGCCTCATTGCGTTT CGGAAGAGTCCGTGTCCTGTGAGAATCCCGGGCTTCCTGACAATGGCTACCAGATATTGTCTAAACGGCTGTACCTACCAGGAGAATCTCTAACCTTCATGTGCTACCAAGGCTATGAGCTCATTGGTGAGATGGCCATCAAGTGCATTCTGGGAAATCCCTCTTTTTGGAGTGGTCCATTACCTCTTTGCAGAG CCAATCATGAATGCTCCAACAATCATGCACTAGagg TGGCTGAGGCAACGGCAGAATCTTCATTTGATGGAGGAAGTATGGCTCTAGCAATATTTATCCTGGTGCTGCTAGTGTCTGTTTTACTGGGAGGAGCCTACATCTATGTCACGAG GTGCCGTTATCATTCAAACCTGAGACTTCCTCTGATGTATCCACATCCTTACAGCCAGATCACTGTAGAAACCGAGTTTGACAACCCTCTCTATGAGACCGGAGGG GACACGAGAGAATATGAGGTGTCCATATGA
- the sez6l gene encoding seizure 6-like protein isoform X3, which yields MLGVQSDALLLGLMVWMGILWGEITTQDESGWTPQPSLAPAMQVPAPKEPPRGVASMGQDFLESVLSHKDHLLAQKGVTLPSGLPPNLVPMLGKELGAGAEALSPDQPFLRKMLPAHSATGRPTLPPAYDLPTEPPEAVATPSWDTDAPTPHPQPSGTVAVPTTVSTDTAPGVFTSAVTNCRVNFTDPEGYIDSSDDPPLPEGAFLQCTYTVTVYTGYGVELQVKNVNLSEGEQLSIRGEDEGGALLVLANQTLLVEGQVIRSPTNTLSVFYRSSPEGGVGMFQLHYQIFRLSCALPRRPHFGEVSVKDLHPGGTAHFQCHMGYHLQGDATLTCLNASLPVWSQHEPSCRALCGGVVKNATVGRVLSPSPHLGPNSTLDRSCSWSLEAPNGQRLHLHLERMVLGPTDRLVLWSGLDAGSVVLFDSGRGGPIPFEGVISEGPAVRVQFITDQPNSHNTGFNIRYEAFEKGHCYEPYIQNGNFSMTDPTYGVGTVVQFTCDPGHSLEQGPPVIECINTRDPYWNDTEPLCKALCGGDLSGPSGVILSPNWPEWYGEGEDCSWRIHVGEDKRVLLDVQLLNLSDSDMLTILDGDEVTTRILGQFVGGTSPFKMSSSTPDLTITFHSDPAGLVFGKGEGFIINYLEVSRNDSCPDLPEIQNGWKTTSHAALVRGAHITYQCDPGYDLVGSETLTCQVDLSWSTQPPFCEKIMYCTDPGHVEHSTRTLSDPKLLVGTTIQYSCIPGYILQGGATLTCYGREPGTPVWTSRLPHCVSEESVSCENPGLPDNGYQILSKRLYLPGESLTFMCYQGYELIGEMAIKCILGNPSFWSGPLPLCRANHECSSNHALEANHECSNNHALEVAEATAESSFDGGSMALAIFILVLLVSVLLGGAYIYVTRCRYHSNLRLPLMYPHPYSQITVETEFDNPLYETGGDTREYEVSI from the exons ATGAGTCTGGTTGGACTCCTCAACCTAGCCTCGCTCCAGCGATGCAGGTACCAGCCCCTAAAGAACCCCCCAGAGGAGTTGCATCCATGGGGCAGGACTTCCTCGAGTCAGTCCTGTCACATAAGGATCATCTTCTGGCTCAGAAGGGTGTGACTCTTCCCAGCGGTTTACCCCCTAATCTGGTGCCCATGCTGGGAAAGGAACTGGGGGCCGGAGCAGAGGCCTTGTCACCCGACCAGCCCTTCCTGAGGAAGATGCTCCCTGCACACAGTGCCACTGGCCGCCCCACTTTACCTCCAGCCTACGACCTTCCCACTGAACCTCCGGAGGCAGTCGCAACACCGAGCTGGGATACCGATGCTCCGACTCCACACCCGCAACCTTCAGGCACAGTTGCGGTTCCAACCACTGTGAGCACCGACACAGCGCCTGGTGTTTTCACCTCAG CTGTAACAAACTGCAGGGTCAATTTCACCGACCCAGAGGGCTACATCGATTCTTCAGACGATCCGCCCCTCCCTGAAGGAGCGTTCCTGCAGTGCACTTATACAGTGACCGTCTACACAGGCTACGGTGTGGAGCTACAG GTGAAAAATGTCAACCTGTCAGAAGGCGAGCAGCTGTCAATCAGAGGGGAGGATGAAGGCGGGGCCCTGCTGGTACTGGCCAATCAGACGCTTCTGGTGGAAGGTCAAGTGATCCGCAGTCCGACCAACACGCTGTCGGTGTTCTACCGCTCATCTCCAGAGGGAGGAGTCGGCATGTTCCAGTTGCATTATCAAA TTTTTCGCCTGAGTTGTGCCCTACCTCGACGGCCTCATTTTGGAGAGGTATCGGTAAAAGATCTGCATCCCGGAGGCACGGCCCATTTCCAGTGTCACATGGGATACCACCTGCAGGGAGATGCCACGCTCACATGTCTCAATGCCTCACTGCCTGTGTGGAGCCAACATGAGCCAAGCTGCAGAG CTTTGTGTGGAGGGGTTGTAAAAAACGCCACCGTGGGCCGGGTGCTATCCCCTTCACCCCATCTGGGCCCTAATAGCACCCTGGACCGCAGCTGCTCTTGGTCCCTGGAGGCTCCTAACGGCCAAAGACTGCACCTACATTTGGAGAGAATGGTGTTGGGCCCGACAGACAG GCTGGTCTTATGGAGCGGCCTTGACGCAGGTTCGGTGGTCCTATTTGATTCTGGGCGTGGTGGTCCCATACCGTTTGAGGGAGTGATCAGCGAAGGTCCAGCTGTTCGAGTCCAGTTTATAACAGACCAACCTAACAGTCACAACACTGGATTCAATATACGTTATGAGG CATTTGAGAAGGGCCACTGCTACGAGCCATACATCCAGAATGGAAACTTCAGCATGACTGACCCTACCTATGGCGTGGGCACAGTAGTGCAGTTCACCTGTGACCCAGGACACTCCCTGGAGCAAGGGCCGCCCGTCATTGAGTGCATCAACACACGAGACCCCTACTGGAACGACACAGAGCCTCTCTGCAAAG CTCTCTGTGGAGGTGATCTGTCCGGGCCCAGCGGCGTTATCCTGTCCCCAAACTGGCCCGAATGGTACGGGGAGGGCGAGGACTGCAGCTGGAGGATTCACGTCGGCGAGGACAAACGCGTTCTGCTGGATGTGCAGCT CTTGAATCTCAGCGACAGTGATATGCTAACCATTTTGGATGGAGATGAGGTCACAACACGTATATTGGGCCAGTTCGTTGGGGGTACCAGCCCGTTTAAGATGTCCTCCTCGACCCCTGACCTCACCATCACCTTTCACTCAGACCCAGCCGGCCTGGTCTTTGGGAAGGGAGAGGGTTTTATCATCAACTACTTGG AGGTGTCACGCAACGACTCGTGTCCAGACCTACCTGAGATCCAGAATGGCTGGAAGACCACTTCTCATGCGGCGCTGGTGCGCGGAGCCCATATCACGTATCAGTGCGACCCGGGTTACGACCTGGTGGGCAGTGAAACCCTGACCTGTCAGGTGGACCTGAGCTGGAGCACACAGCCTCCGTTCTGTGAGAAGA TTATGTACTGCACAGACCCTGGACACGTGGAGCACTCCACACGCACACTGTCCGATCCCAAACTCTTGGTCGGCACCACTATCCAGTATAGCTGCATTCCCGGATACATCCTGCAGGGCGGCGCCACACTCACTTGCTACGGTCGAGAACCCGGCACCCCTGTTTGGACGTCTCGCTTGCCTCATTGCGTTT CGGAAGAGTCCGTGTCCTGTGAGAATCCCGGGCTTCCTGACAATGGCTACCAGATATTGTCTAAACGGCTGTACCTACCAGGAGAATCTCTAACCTTCATGTGCTACCAAGGCTATGAGCTCATTGGTGAGATGGCCATCAAGTGCATTCTGGGAAATCCCTCTTTTTGGAGTGGTCCATTACCTCTTTGCAGAG CCAATCATGAATGCTCCAGCAATCATGCACTAGAGG CCAATCATGAATGCTCCAACAATCATGCACTAGagg TGGCTGAGGCAACGGCAGAATCTTCATTTGATGGAGGAAGTATGGCTCTAGCAATATTTATCCTGGTGCTGCTAGTGTCTGTTTTACTGGGAGGAGCCTACATCTATGTCACGAG GTGCCGTTATCATTCAAACCTGAGACTTCCTCTGATGTATCCACATCCTTACAGCCAGATCACTGTAGAAACCGAGTTTGACAACCCTCTCTATGAGACCGGAGGG GACACGAGAGAATATGAGGTGTCCATATGA